Proteins from one Pelorhabdus rhamnosifermentans genomic window:
- a CDS encoding NAD-dependent epimerase/dehydratase family protein: protein MLSVLNGSDDYRDITCFALTSKKIENCICINHKNYTYTKEKLLNSGLTHVDAVIHLGAFTPKDANESDNLRGAFANIKNTLHLIENLPNKPSKFIFISSTSVYPCSDSVIDESVKEEPESMYGDSKLYCEKMIGKYCNDNNINYQILRLGPIYGKGEETYKRLITITLKRLVDNIPPYIVNGGEIIRSFIHVSDVCNIILKSLKLEKPVGPINVVSNQEYKIADLIQLCITVSQRKLKPENVHTEMPDKHQRFNNEKMLKWLDCEHVKIWDGLYEEYAYILNKCCPKDS, encoded by the coding sequence TTGTTATCTGTATTAAATGGTAGTGATGATTATAGGGATATTACTTGTTTCGCTTTGACTTCTAAGAAAATAGAAAATTGTATTTGTATTAATCACAAAAATTATACATATACAAAAGAGAAACTTTTAAATAGCGGACTTACCCATGTCGATGCGGTTATACATTTGGGTGCTTTTACACCAAAGGATGCTAATGAGTCTGATAATTTAAGGGGGGCATTTGCAAATATTAAAAATACATTACATTTAATAGAGAATCTTCCCAATAAGCCATCAAAATTTATTTTTATTAGTTCTACATCAGTATATCCGTGTTCTGATTCTGTAATAGATGAAAGTGTCAAAGAAGAGCCTGAATCTATGTATGGGGATTCTAAACTTTATTGTGAAAAAATGATTGGGAAGTATTGTAATGATAATAACATCAACTATCAAATATTGCGATTAGGCCCGATATATGGTAAGGGCGAAGAAACATATAAGCGGTTGATTACTATTACTTTAAAGCGGTTGGTAGATAATATACCACCTTATATTGTAAATGGTGGAGAAATAATACGCTCCTTTATTCATGTGAGTGATGTATGTAATATTATTCTAAAATCATTAAAGCTGGAAAAGCCAGTTGGACCAATCAATGTTGTGTCCAATCAAGAATATAAAATTGCAGATTTAATCCAATTATGTATAACTGTTTCCCAACGTAAATTAAAGCCTGAAAATGTACATACGGAAATGCCAGATAAACATCAGCGCTTTAATAATGAAAAGATGTTAAAGTGGCTGGATTGTGAGCATGTTAAAATTTGGGATGGTCTTTACGAAGAATACGCTTATATCTTAAATAAATGCTGCCCAAAAGATAGTTAA
- a CDS encoding sugar 3,4-ketoisomerase, translating into MYNCSLIKFKDITDKYGHLTPIESKIDIPFEVKRIYYITKVEQGTTRGFHSHRKLHQVLICLNGSVKIKIKNPNEEEIIELNDPSIGLYIGPYVWREMFDFTEGNVLLVLASEYYDEDDYIRNYDFYLEEAKKRY; encoded by the coding sequence ATGTATAATTGTTCATTAATTAAGTTTAAAGATATTACAGATAAATATGGGCACCTAACACCAATAGAATCTAAGATTGACATTCCATTTGAAGTAAAGAGAATTTATTATATTACAAAAGTTGAACAAGGAACAACACGTGGTTTTCATTCCCACAGAAAGCTACATCAAGTACTTATTTGTCTCAATGGGTCTGTAAAAATAAAAATTAAAAACCCTAATGAGGAAGAAATTATTGAGTTAAACGATCCATCCATTGGATTATATATAGGACCTTATGTATGGAGAGAGATGTTTGACTTTACTGAAGGAAATGTTCTTTTGGTTCTTGCCTCAGAATATTATGACGAAGATGATTATATTAGGAATTATGATTTTTATTTAGAAGAAGCGAAAAAAAGATATTGA
- a CDS encoding DegT/DnrJ/EryC1/StrS family aminotransferase: MNIPFVSFEPMHKEIENEILSKFKEVYKKNWFIQGEEVEKFEEEFAEFCEAKYCIGCGNGLDALYLILRGYDICEGDEVIVPSNTYIATALAVSYTGAKPIFVEPDINTYNIDPELIEKAITNQTKAIIAVHLYGQPANMNEINSIAKKYNLKVIEDSAQSHGALYKGKKVGSLGDASGFSFYPGKNLGALGDAGAVVTNNKELADKIRAIANYGSDRKYHHIYKGTNSRLDEVQAAFLRIKLRYLNKWNEERRKTAQKYIDGIKSPKIIKPVEADYAGHVWHLFVVRTEKRNEFQKYLNDNGIGTTIHYPIPMHIQRAYEDLKISKGTFPIAEKISSEVISLPMWYGMKDEEIEYVIERISNWR, from the coding sequence ATGAATATACCGTTTGTAAGTTTTGAACCTATGCACAAAGAAATTGAAAATGAGATACTAAGTAAATTCAAAGAAGTATATAAAAAAAATTGGTTTATACAAGGTGAAGAAGTAGAAAAATTCGAAGAAGAATTTGCCGAGTTTTGTGAAGCTAAATATTGTATTGGTTGTGGAAATGGTCTTGATGCACTTTACCTAATTTTAAGAGGTTATGATATATGTGAAGGTGACGAAGTAATAGTTCCTTCAAACACATATATAGCTACAGCATTGGCAGTTTCATATACAGGTGCTAAGCCAATATTTGTTGAACCAGACATAAATACATATAATATAGATCCAGAACTTATTGAAAAGGCTATAACTAATCAAACAAAGGCTATAATTGCGGTTCATCTATATGGGCAACCCGCTAATATGAATGAGATAAATAGTATAGCTAAAAAATATAATTTGAAAGTTATAGAAGATTCAGCTCAATCTCATGGCGCTTTATATAAAGGTAAAAAGGTTGGAAGCTTAGGAGATGCATCAGGCTTTAGTTTTTATCCAGGCAAGAATTTAGGAGCGCTTGGAGATGCAGGGGCTGTAGTAACAAATAACAAAGAATTAGCAGATAAAATAAGGGCTATAGCAAATTATGGCTCTGATAGAAAATATCATCATATATATAAAGGCACAAATTCAAGACTTGATGAAGTTCAAGCAGCATTTTTAAGAATTAAATTGAGATATCTTAATAAATGGAATGAAGAAAGAAGAAAAACTGCACAGAAATATATTGATGGTATTAAAAGTCCTAAAATAATAAAGCCAGTAGAAGCAGATTATGCAGGACATGTATGGCATTTATTTGTTGTAAGAACAGAAAAAAGAAATGAATTTCAAAAATATTTAAATGATAATGGAATAGGTACGACTATACATTACCCAATACCCATGCATATACAAAGAGCTTATGAAGATTTGAAAATAAGCAAAGGTACTTTCCCAATAGCCGAAAAAATATCTAGTGAAGTTATAAGCTTGCCTATGTGGTATGGGATGAAGGATGAAGAAATTGAATATGTAATAGAGAGAATAAGTAACTGGAGATAA
- a CDS encoding lipopolysaccharide biosynthesis protein, whose product MSNSRTKLFLENFFVYGIGSIISKIVPFIMLPIVTRLMPNSFYYGLNDISNIVVSFGSAIAIMGMYDAMFRMFFDKADLEYKKSVCSSAFYFVTITSIIAFTVLIVFKRFFSNLFFSSYEYSNLLIITALTILIGTTNGIISAPTRMLNKRKIFLITNTVTPVISYCIAIPLLIQGMYVLALPLAGLFASLSMLITFFILNSNWFEFKKVDKKLIKQMLRIGLPLLPNFLIYWIFNSFDRMMIAKFMGNDSVGIYGVGARVASISQFIYIAFAGGWQYFAFSTMRDDDQVEMTSRIFEYLGIISFVATMVLTSISDFIFQLLFVGDYVKGSIVFPYMFLSPLLLMLYQTIGNQFIVTKRTGPSAMILSFGAITNIVVNYLLIPVIGIEGAAIGTLLGYVVSVIICSVVLTKMKLVSISNKFILSSFIAVLFFILWRLIFRYSILLSLLLSLICLILYCYLYKKDLKIAFGKLRNQFKILWCNI is encoded by the coding sequence ATGAGCAATAGCAGAACGAAGCTATTTTTAGAAAATTTTTTTGTATATGGAATAGGAAGTATAATAAGCAAGATAGTTCCATTTATTATGCTTCCTATTGTTACAAGACTTATGCCTAATTCCTTTTATTATGGACTTAACGATATATCCAATATAGTTGTTTCCTTCGGTTCAGCAATAGCAATCATGGGAATGTATGATGCTATGTTTAGAATGTTTTTTGATAAGGCTGATTTAGAATATAAGAAATCCGTATGTTCTAGTGCTTTTTACTTTGTAACAATAACTTCAATAATTGCATTTACTGTGTTAATTGTGTTTAAAAGATTTTTTTCAAATTTGTTTTTTAGTTCCTATGAATATAGTAATCTATTAATAATTACGGCACTGACAATTTTAATAGGAACTACTAATGGAATAATTTCAGCACCAACAAGAATGCTCAATAAAAGAAAAATTTTCTTAATAACAAATACAGTAACACCTGTAATTTCATATTGTATAGCTATTCCACTTTTAATTCAAGGAATGTATGTTTTAGCATTGCCACTTGCCGGATTATTCGCGTCATTGTCAATGTTGATAACTTTTTTTATTTTAAATTCAAATTGGTTTGAATTTAAAAAGGTAGATAAAAAGTTAATAAAGCAAATGCTAAGAATAGGATTACCATTACTACCGAATTTTTTAATATATTGGATATTTAATTCTTTTGATAGAATGATGATAGCAAAATTTATGGGAAATGATAGTGTCGGTATTTATGGCGTAGGTGCAAGAGTAGCTTCTATTAGTCAATTTATCTATATTGCTTTTGCTGGTGGATGGCAATATTTTGCTTTTTCCACCATGCGAGATGACGATCAAGTAGAAATGACATCGAGAATATTTGAATACTTAGGTATAATTTCATTTGTTGCTACGATGGTTTTAACTTCAATAAGTGATTTTATATTTCAATTACTCTTTGTAGGAGATTATGTTAAAGGGTCAATAGTATTTCCATATATGTTCTTATCTCCATTACTTCTGATGTTGTATCAAACGATTGGAAATCAATTCATAGTAACCAAAAGAACAGGGCCCTCTGCTATGATATTAAGTTTTGGTGCAATAACAAATATAGTGGTAAATTATCTTTTAATTCCTGTAATTGGTATAGAAGGGGCTGCCATCGGAACTTTATTAGGATATGTAGTTTCTGTTATAATATGTTCAGTAGTTCTAACGAAGATGAAGCTAGTTAGTATATCAAATAAATTTATTTTAAGTAGTTTCATAGCAGTATTGTTTTTTATTTTATGGAGATTAATATTTAGATATAGTATACTATTAAGTTTATTATTAAGTCTTATATGCTTGATACTTTACTGTTATTTGTATAAAAAAGATTTGAAAATTGCATTTGGAAAATTAAGAAATCAATTCAAAATTTTGTGGTGCAATATCTAA